One region of Mugil cephalus isolate CIBA_MC_2020 chromosome 17, CIBA_Mcephalus_1.1, whole genome shotgun sequence genomic DNA includes:
- the LOC125023287 gene encoding uncharacterized protein LOC125023287: protein MMRPKDLRQGSGTKTFLDAMHDGKVHLARFILDALDGRIINSKTENSRTPLMYAVCLPDSGTRAKFTRLLLEKGADVNCQDEDGRTALSHACEVGHLDVVKLLVQFSADPDISDAWGNNALMYAAFSGHSQVLDFLVRAFKRLGLRLDKINNAGHSAIEVANFFGHNQCAQILNFPCRRGVATDDPLVDPGATVEGECRLPNKLPRHVLERFSRHLHNDNQLPGLLQRQLKIGDSNGLWNRFRCPRSQSQEDNHHHSWALPPQSEKSQTEGDHSILFTAKQLQNCQFKELWGAKTLNSLRKPSQKDVSRDTRLPEQTPQSFPLWGKAKSFNLDLLSSRKQSYQGDVRDMSLSASKLKRASLQDERCLIDKMECQGNTRGKTNDADKTVSGPKPLLNSKSQLVRPLEENVKSQNEESNDTAPSSRREQQKRGSFGPTARHNKLLFARGEMESGKIPSSTPGFAGLGTRLLRRFTAPEFMRMVIDCSSGSSNSRGRMSRSETFPFSHTHQQVNSQPSVDSISGVRCEFESCSSRSALD, encoded by the coding sequence ATGATGCGACCAAAAGATTTGCGCCAGGGATCTGGCACTAAGACCTTCCTAGATGCCATGCATGATGGTAAAGTCCACCTTGCGCGCTTCATCCTGGATGCCTTGGATGGACGCATCATCAACTCGAAGACGGAGAACAGCCGCACCCCACTCATGTATGCCGTCTGCCTACCAGACTCCGGGACCAGGGCCAAGTTCACCCggctgctgctggagaaagGGGCGGATGTCAACTGCCAGGACGAGGACGGCCGGACAGCCCTGAGCCATGCCTGTGAGGTGGGTCACCTGGACGTTGTCAAACTTCTTGTGCAGTTCAGTGCTGACCCAGACATCTCTGATGCCTGGGGTAACAACGCACTCATGTATGCTGCCTTTTCTGGACACAGCCAGGTTCTGGACTTCCTGGTCAGGGCTTTCAAAAGACTGGGACTGAGGCTGGACAAGATTAATAATGCCGGTCACTCGGCCATCGAGGTTGCCAACTTCTTTGGGCACAACCAGTGCGCCCAGATTCTGAACTTTCCGTGCAGGAGGGGTGTCGCCACAGATGATCCACTTGTTGATCCAGGTGCCACCGTTGAAGGGGAGTGCCGTCTGCCCAACAAGCTCCCCAGACATGTCCTGGAGAGATTCTCCAGGCATTTGCATAACGACAACCAACTGCCCGGGCTACTTCAGAGACAGCTGAAGATTGGAGACAGTAACGGACTGTGGAACCGCTTCAGATGCCCCAGGAGCCAGTCTCAAGAGgacaaccaccaccacagctgGGCTCTGCCTCCTCAGAGTGAAAAAAGCCAGACTGAGGGAGATCACAGCATCCTTTTCACTGCCAAACAACTGCAAAACTGCCAGTTCAAAGAGCTATGGGGGGCTAAAACACTGAACTCGCTCCGTAAGCCAAGCCAGAAAGATGTCAGCCGAGACACTAGACTGCCAGAGCAAACACCACAGAGTTTTCCTCTCTGGGGAAAGGCAAAGTCTTTTAACCTGGACCTTctgagcagcaggaagcagtCCTATCAGGGTGATGTGCGTGACATGAGCCTGTCAGCCAGCAAATTAAAGAGAGCCTCGCTACAGGATGAGAGATGCCTGATAGACAAGATGGAATGTCAAGGGAACACCCGGGGCAAGACAAACGATGCTGACAAAACTGTCTCTGGGCCAAAACCTCTTTTAAACAGCAAGAGTCAGCTTGTGAGACCACTCGAAGAAAATGTCAAATCGCAGAACGAAGAGTCTAATGACACAGCTCCATCGAGCAGGCGGGAGCAGCAGAAGAGGGGAAGCTTCGGCCCGACTGCCAGACACAACAAACTACTCTTTGCCAGGGGCGAGATGGAGTCAGGGAAGATCCCGAGCAGCACCCCCGGGTTCGCGGGCCTGGGGACCAGACTGCTGCGTCGATTCACCGCTCCAGAGTTCATGAGGATGGTCATAGACTGCTCATCCGGCTCCTCGAACAGCAGAGGTCGGATGTCCCGCTCCGAAACCTTCCCTTTCTCGCACACACATCAGCAGGTCAACAGTCAGCCGAGCGTCGACAGCATCAGCGGAGTGAGGTGTGAGTTTGAGAGCTGCTCGTCTCGGTCTGCCCTCGATTAG
- the LOC125023286 gene encoding serine/threonine-protein kinase PAK 6, producing MFRKKKKKRPEISAPKNFEHRVHTSFDSKRGCFVGLPTQWQSLIENLRRPKPMVDPSRITEVELRPKKTIVRGSMIGHGDYIAAMINDMSRLSVTSSNSLRKSSPSARKRAQSLGRLGEVNEGDAYQYEGLTQDDNDDEDAGHEQWRDKARNIHSETNTPYLGMKKSITLQPNGILPKAKSTYEVGVSSLEGPSQPAPPHNIQVPSHGAYMSGEMGSPQERVIWKRDFQLPRGVPPNQRPVACFYSPAMTIQQPHGDQGTVTAELRPGLPMYMHPQNSPGRPYSSYDLKAESAVRYHSGFLPTGTSSPLVGGIRPQRTVRSSASYTLGLSPNMGLRPSGPEPFLRHSGCPNPPYPRQDSPSQPRPSPTGSLATSPQGTCSPAFRPPQHPSPRPPPDPPKVTHEQFKAALQMVVDKGDPRSYLENFVKIGEGSTGVVCIATEKHSGRQVAVKMMDLRRQQRRELLFNEVVIMRDYQHRNVVEMFKSALVEEELWVIMEYLQGGALTNIVSETRLNEEQIATVCEAVLQALAYLHSQGVIHRDIKSDSILLTLDGRVKLSDFGFCAQISKDIPKRKSLVGTPYWMAPEVISKSPYGTEVDVWSMGIMVVEMVDGEPPYFSETPVAAMKRLRDEPAPTVRNVSQISPVLKDFLDRMLTRDPLERASATDLLEHPFLLQSGSPQCLVPLVEQYRKRMSRC from the exons atgtttcgcaagaagaaaaagaagaggccTGAGATATCAGCGCCCAAGAACTTTGAGCACCGCGTCCACACCTCGTTCGACAGCAAGCGCGGCTGCTTCGTGGGCCTGCCGACCCAATGGCAAAGCCTGATCGAGAACCTGCGAAGGCCCAAACCCATGGTGGACCCTTCCAGGATCACAGAGGTGGAGTTGAGGCCAAAGAAG ACCATTGTGCGTGGGAGCATGATTGGTCACGGAGACTACATCGCAGCCATGATCAATGACATGAGCCGTCTGTCTGTGACCAGCTCCAACTCTTTGCGGAAGAGCAGCCCCTCAGCCAGGAAGAGGGCTCAGTCTCTGGGGAGGCTGGGGGAGGTGAACGAGGGAGACGCTTACCAGTACGAGGGCCTGACCCAGGATGACAATGATGATGAGGACGCAGGTCACGAGCAGTGGAGGGACAAAGCCCGGAACATCCACAGTGAGACCAACACTCCTTATCTGGGCATGAAGAAGAGCATCACTCTGCAGCCCAACGGGATCTTACCAAAGGCCAAATCCACTTATGAAGTTGGCGTCAGCTCCCTGGAGGGACCCTCACAGCCTGCTCCGCCCCATAATATCCAAGTGCCAAGTCACGGGGCTTATATGAGTGGTGAGATGGGCAGTCCTCAGGAGAGAGTGATATGGAAGAGGGATTTTCAGCTGCCCAGGGGAGTGCCACCAAACCAGAGACCCGTAGCTTGTTTCTACAGCCCAGCAATGACTATACAGCAGCCCCACGGAGACCAAGGCACAGTTACCGCGGAGCTCCGACCCGGCCTACCAATGTACATGCACCCACAGAACAGCCCAGGGAGGCCATACTCCTCCTATGACCTGAAG gCAGAGTCGGCAGTGAGGTACCACTCTGGTTTCTTGCCTACTGGCACCAGCAGTCCTCTTGTGGGAGGCATCAGACCCCAACGGACTGTGCGCTCCTCAGCCAGCTACACCTTGGGCCTGTCTCCTAACATGGGACTGAGGCCGAGTGGACCAGAGCCGTTTCTCAGACACTCCGGATGCCCCAACCCTCCTTACCCCCGTCAGGACAGCCCTTCCCAGCCTCGACCTTCTCCTACTGGCTCTCTAGCCACCAGTCCTCAAGGTACCTGCTCTCCTGCCTTTAGACCCCCGCAGCATCCGTCACCCAGGCCACCTCCAGACCCACCCAAGGTGACACACGAACAGTTCAAGGCAGCCCTTCAGATGGTGGTTGACAAGGGCGATCCGCGGTCTTACCTGGAGAACTTTGTGAAGATTGGGGAGGGCTCGACGGGCGTGGTGTGCATCGCTACGGAGAAGCACAGTGGGAGGCAAGTGGCTGTGAAGATGATGGACCTGCGGcggcagcagaggagagagttGCTCTTTAATGAG GTGGTGATCATGAGAGACTACCAGCACAGGAATGTGGTGGAGATGTTTAAGTCAgccctggtggaggaggagctctgGGTAATCATGGAGTACTTGCAGGGTGGAGCGCTAACGAACATTGTGTCTGAAACCAG GCTGAACGAAGAGCAGATTGCCACAGTGTGTGAAGCTGTTCTGCAAGCCCTGGCCTATCTCCATTCACAGGGAGTCATCCACAGAGACATCAAGAGTGACTCTATATTACTCACATTAGACGGAAGg GTCAAGCTTTCAGACTTTGGCTTCTGCGCTCAGATCAGTAAGGACATCCCTAAGAGGAAGTCCTTAGTGGGGACACCTTATTGGATGGCTCCTGAGGTCATCTCCAAATCACCATATGGCACTGAG GTCGACGTGTGGTCGATGGGTATCATGGTGGTAGAGATGGTGGACGGAGAGCCCCCGTACTTCAGCGAAACCCCTGTAGCAGCGATGAAGAGGCTGAGGGATGAGCCTGCTCCCACTGTACGAAATGTCAGCCAG ATCTCTCCAGTTCTGAAAGACTTCTTGGACCGCATGCTGACTCGGGACCCCCTGGAGCGGGCCAGTGCCACTGACTTGCTGGAGCACCCCTTCCTGCTGCAGAGTGGCTCACCTCAGTGCCTGGTCCCACTGGTGGAGCAGTACCGCAAACGCATGTCCCGCTGCTGA